A region of Asticcacaulis excentricus DNA encodes the following proteins:
- the pseF gene encoding pseudaminic acid cytidylyltransferase: MRRVCIIPARGGSKRIPRKNIKPFFGQPMIGYSIRAAVESGLFERIIVSTDDDEIAEVARACGAQTPFVRPPELSNDHAGTGAVMAHALDWLIAQGERPDALCCLYATAPFLTAKRLIEGWEALQGKRHAFSVTSYAFPIQRALYVTPEGGVAMFQPEHRMTRSQDLVPAYHDAAQFYWSWTEAALNGEDVFSIHSAPVILPRTEVVDIDTPEDWEVAEQMFAALRAGEK; the protein is encoded by the coding sequence ATGAGACGGGTCTGTATCATTCCGGCACGCGGCGGGTCAAAGCGCATCCCGCGCAAGAATATCAAGCCCTTCTTCGGGCAGCCCATGATCGGCTATTCGATCCGCGCGGCCGTTGAGTCCGGCCTGTTTGAACGCATCATCGTATCGACCGATGATGATGAAATCGCCGAAGTGGCGCGCGCCTGCGGGGCGCAAACGCCGTTTGTGCGCCCGCCGGAACTTTCCAACGACCATGCGGGGACCGGCGCGGTCATGGCCCACGCCCTCGACTGGCTGATCGCACAGGGGGAGCGCCCCGACGCCCTGTGCTGCCTCTATGCCACCGCCCCGTTTCTGACCGCCAAACGCCTGATCGAGGGCTGGGAGGCGCTTCAGGGCAAGCGCCACGCCTTTTCGGTGACCAGCTACGCCTTCCCTATCCAGCGCGCCCTCTATGTCACGCCGGAGGGCGGGGTAGCCATGTTCCAGCCCGAACACCGCATGACGCGCTCTCAGGACCTCGTGCCCGCCTATCACGACGCGGCGCAGTTCTACTGGAGCTGGACGGAGGCGGCGCTGAATGGCGAAGACGTCTTTTCGATTCATTCCGCCCCGGTCATCCTGCCGCGCACCGAGGTCGTCGATATCGACACACCCGAAGACTGGGAGGTCGCCGAACAGATGTTCGCAGCCCTCAGAGCCGGTGAGAAATAG
- a CDS encoding phytanoyl-CoA dioxygenase family protein, whose translation MAQTPGLRERLKTRVPSWRHFAARARADRRNIAYDLLPLLDYRGRQRVSRLIRHFKPRTPDLAPSPLAQSLCAELREDGFTAIQPPIDAQVLSDLTAYFRDLPCHDPYRPHLGRFRWDEVPSEDINIGYYTPEEVIRAPHALALANHPDVLAAAELYLGARPILDNIGAVWSFPGRATAKGVQRFHRDYDCVGNVKLFYYLTDIDAQSGPHVFVRGSHRSPILETGKAQTDADIEAAFGADKVVTLTAPAGSWFLEDVYGFHKGLLPVSRPRLLLAFQYNLYATPHSPKASVMDNPGGFDAYINQVFLR comes from the coding sequence GCAATATTGCCTACGACCTGTTGCCACTGCTCGATTATCGCGGTCGGCAACGGGTAAGCCGCCTCATCCGTCACTTTAAACCTCGTACACCCGACCTTGCGCCCTCACCTCTGGCGCAGTCCCTGTGTGCGGAGCTGCGCGAAGACGGTTTTACCGCCATTCAGCCACCCATTGATGCGCAGGTGTTGAGCGACCTCACGGCCTATTTCCGCGACCTGCCCTGCCACGACCCCTATCGCCCGCATCTGGGGCGGTTTCGCTGGGATGAGGTGCCGTCCGAAGACATCAATATTGGCTATTACACGCCCGAAGAGGTGATCCGCGCCCCGCACGCGCTAGCGTTAGCCAACCATCCAGACGTTCTGGCGGCTGCCGAGCTGTATCTGGGGGCGCGGCCTATTCTCGACAATATCGGGGCCGTTTGGTCCTTCCCCGGCCGCGCCACGGCCAAGGGCGTTCAACGGTTCCATCGCGATTACGACTGCGTCGGCAATGTCAAACTCTTCTACTATCTGACCGACATCGACGCCCAATCCGGCCCGCATGTGTTCGTGCGCGGCTCTCATCGCTCCCCCATCCTCGAAACGGGCAAGGCCCAGACGGATGCCGATATCGAAGCGGCCTTCGGGGCCGACAAGGTGGTGACGCTGACCGCGCCCGCCGGCTCGTGGTTCTTGGAAGACGTCTATGGCTTTCATAAGGGGCTGTTGCCCGTGTCGCGCCCGCGTCTGCTGCTGGCGTTTCAGTATAATCTCTACGCCACGCCGCATTCGCCGAAGGCCTCGGTGATGGACAATCCCGGCGGATTTGACGCTTACATCAATCAGGTCTTTCTGCGATGA